One genomic segment of Helianthus annuus cultivar XRQ/B chromosome 14, HanXRQr2.0-SUNRISE, whole genome shotgun sequence includes these proteins:
- the LOC110903793 gene encoding protein NAP1 isoform X1 translates to MQMPKSRLNVSAQEALSTSPRAREVEGPSRWSEYLSQEMGTPMPSRTSRNNGSEVSFQLPGVSHKGLNMQWVYQLTQVAQGLMAKIYRLNQILDYPDAVGHVYSEAFWKAGVFPNCPKICILLSKKFPEHHSKLQLERVDKVALDALNDQAEVHLQSLEPWIQLLLDMMAFREQALRLILDLSSTVITLLPHQNSLILHAFMDLFCSFVRVNLFAEKLPRKMLLQMYNLFHAMLRNDRDCDFYYRLVQFIDAYDPPLKGLHEDLNFVSPRIGEVLEAVGPIIFLSTDTRKLRNEGFLSPFHPRYPDILTNSAHPMRAQDLANVTSYREWALFGYLVCPDELLRVTSIDIAMVVLKENLVLTLYRDEYISLHEDYLLYVLPRILESKKMAKSGRTKQKEADLEYSVAKQVEKMISEVHEQAVISCDAIHHERRILLKQEIGRMVLFFTDQPSLLAPNIQMVFSALALAQSEVLWYFQHVGISSSKSKTNRIVAVEINASDPTIGFLLDGMDRLCCLVRKYIAAVRGYALSYLSSSAGRIRFLLNTPGMVALDLDSTLKGLFQKIVEHLENIPKPQGENISAITCDLSELRKDWLSILMIVTSARSSINIRHLEKATVSTGKEGLLSEGNALYNWSRCVDELESQLSKHGSLKKLYFYHQHLTTVFRNTMFGPEGRPQHCCAWLGVASSFPECASTIIPEELTRIGRDAVLYVESLIESIMGGLEGLINILDSEGGFGSLEMQLLPEQAAILMNMTSRLSIPSAKSPRGVSGMHLPGYESYPENNNSIKMLEAAMQRLTNLCSVLNDMEPICVLNHVFVLREYMRECILGNFRRRLHAVLKSDTDLQRPTVLESLIRRHVSIIHLAEQHISMDLTQGMREVLLTESFCGPVSSLHTFDKPADQHTGSAIDAVCNWYVENIVKDVSGAGILFAPLHKCFKSTRPVGGYFAEAVTDLKELQAFVRTFGGYGVDRLDRMMKEHTAALLNCIDTSLRANREALEAVLGSIHSGDRIEREANVRQIIDVETVIGFCIQAGQAIAFDSLLAEAGGAVLAEGAPLIHSLLTAVSTHLPVEIPEKKEIRRMRRVANGVGVVADHDSQWVREILEDVGGASDNSWGLLPYLFATFMTSNIWNTTAFNVDTGGFNTNIHCLARCISAVIAGSELVRVEREYRQRRLYSNGHAGDTAEPEMPDYASVESNIKSTIHLFVKISAGIALDSWNEIDRSHMVAKLIFLDQLCEISPYLPRTTLEMHVPYAILRSIYSQYYGNSPSNPLALLSISPRSSPAVSVGHASPAIRHPYGDSTPQSSHDSGYFKPGSAHGQDQPYDGHARQDHKHRNGRRSGPLDYSSSQKVKSVEGSTSGSRGPSPLPRFAVSRSGPISYK, encoded by the exons ATGCAAATGCCAAAATCTAGACTAAACGTATCAGCACAAGAAGCTTTATCGACTTCCCCTAGAGCAAGGGAGGTTGAAGGTCCTTCAAGATGGAGTGAATACTTGAGTCAAGAAATGGGAACTCCAATGCCTTCTAGAACCTCCCGGAACAACGGGTCAGAAGTATCATTTCAGCTTCCTGGAGTATCACACAAGGGACTGAACATGCAATGGGTATATCAGCTTACACAAGTCGCACAAGGACTCATGGCTAAAATCTACAGATTGAACCAAATCTTGGATTATCCGGATGCAGTAGGTCATGTATATTCTGAAGCGTTTTGGAAAGCGGGTGTGTTCCCGAATTGTCCAAAGATATGTATATTGCTTTCGAAGAAGTTTCCAGAACATCATAGTAAATTGCAGCTTGAACGT GTTGATAAAGTTGCTTTGGATGCCTTAAATGATCAGGCTGAAGTTCACTTACAAAGCTTAGAACCATGGATTCAG CTACTTCTTGATATGATGGCATTTCGAGAACAAGCTCTGCGACTCATATTGGATCTCAGCAGCACTGTCATTACCCTTTTG CCCCATCAGAACTCTCTTATCTTACACGCGTTTATGGATCTCTTTTGTTCATTTGTCCGTGTTAATCTCTTTGCTGAGAAG TTGCCAAGAAAAATGTTGCTCCAGATGTATAACCTCTTCCATGCCATGTTGAGAAATGACCGAGACTGTGATTTTTATTACAG GTTGGTTCAGTTTATAGATGCATATGATCCACCTTTGAAGGGGTTGCATGAAGACCTGAATTTTGTTAGTCCTCGCATTGGTGAG GTCTTGGAGGCTGTGGGTCCCATTATATTTCTGTCTACAGATACACGAAAGCTTAGAAATGAGGGTTTTCTTAGTCCTTTTCATCCTCGTTATCCTGACATCCTCACAAACTCTGCACATCCGATG AGGGCTCAAGATTTAGCAAATGTAACTTCTTATAGGGAATGGGCACTATTTGGCTATCTTGTCTGTCCTGACGAGCTTCTTAGAGTAACCAGCATTGATATTGCTATG GTTGTACTAAAGGAAAATTTAGTTCTTACTTTGTATAGGGATGAG TATATATCGTTGCATGAGGACTATCTGTTATATGTATTGCCACGAATATTGGAATCAAAGAAAATGGCAAAATCTGGGCGTACGAAGCAAAAGGAAGCAGATTTGGAATATAGTGTCGCAAAGCAAGTTGAGAAAATGATAAG TGAAGTGCACGAGCAAGCAGTTATATCCTGTGATGCAATTCATCATGAGAGGAGAATATTATTAAAGCAAGAGATTGGAAGGATGGTTCTCTTCTTTACTGACCAACCTAGTTTATTGGCTCCTAATATTCAG ATGGTATTTTCTGCATTGGCATTGGCACAAAGTGAAGTGTTATGGTACTTTCAACATGTTGGAATTAGTTCATCAAAATCAAAGACTAATCGTATAGTAGCAGTAGAAATA AATGCAAGTGATCCTACTATAGGGTTCTTGCTAGATGGAATGGACCGCCTTTGCTGTCTTGTACGCAAATATATCGCAG CGGTTAGAGGATATGCTTTATCTTATCTATCATCATCAGCGGGTCGGATTCGGTTTTTGCTCAACACGCCTGGCATGGTGGCACTTGACCTCGACTCCACTCTGAAAGGACTTTTTCAAAAAATCGTTGAACATCTTGAGAATATTCCAAAACCACAGGGTGAAAATATCTCTGCTATTACATGTGATCTATCG GAATTACGTAAAGACTGGTTATCAATTCTGATGATTGTTACATCCGCCCGTTCGTCTATTAACATTAGACATTTGGAGAAAGCGACAGTGTCTACTGGAAAAGAAGGATTGTTATCCGAAGGGAATGCTCTATACAATTGGTCCAG ATGTGTTGATGAACTTGAATCTCAGCTTTCAAAACACGGGAGTCTGAAAAAGCTATACTTCTACCATCAACATCTTACAACT GTTTTCAGGAATACGATGTTTGGACCCGAAGGGCGCCCCCAACATTGCTGTGCATGGCTCGGTGTGGCTAGCAGCTTTCCGGAATGTGCCTCTACGATTATTCCCGAAGAG CTAACTAGAATCGGTCGAGATGCTGTTTTATACGTCGAGTCCCTAATCGAGTCCATTATGGGAGGGTTGGAAGGTTTAATCAACATCCTTGATTCAGAAGGAGGTTTTGGTTCTTTGGAGATGCAG CTTCTGCCAGAGCAGGCGGCGATTCTCATGAACATGACATCTAGACTTTCGATTCCTTCTGCAAAATCTCCGAGGGGCGTATCCGGTATGCATTTGCCAGGCTATGAAAGTTATCCTGAAAATAATAACTCCATTAAGAT GTTGGAAGCTGCCATGCAAAGGCTAACAAATCTTTGCTCGGTTTTGAATGATATGGAGCCTATATGTGTTTTAAATCACGTATTCGTCTTGAGAGAG TACATGAGAGAATGCATTCTCGGGAACTTCAGGAGAAGGCTGCACGCTGTATTAAAATCAGATACTGATCTTCAACGTCCCACCGTTCTCGAATCGCTAATCCGTAGACACGTAAGCATAATCCACCTGGCAGAGCAACACATCAGCATGGACCTCACACAGGGTATGCGTGAAGTCCTATTGACCGAGTCCTTCTGTGGGCCCGTTTCATCTTTACACACATTTGATAAACCCGCTGACCAACACACCGGGTCTGCCATTGACGCTGTATGCAACTGGTACGTTGAGAACATCGTGAAAGACGTTTCGGGAGCCGGGATCCTCTTTGCACCACTTCATAAATGCTTTAAAAGTACGAGGCCCGTTGGCGGTTATTTCGCAGAGGCGGTAACCGACCTTAAGGAACTACAAGCTTTTGTCCGTACGTTTGGCGGCTATGGAGTTGATCGACTTGACAGGATGATGAAAGAACATACCGCCGCCCTTTTGAACTGCATCGACACGTCACTGAGGGCAAATCGGGAAGCGTTAGAGGCGGTTTTGGGCAGCATTCACTCAGGTGACCGTATAGAACGAGAAGCGAATGTACGACAGATAATCGATGTGGAAACGGTTATTGGGTTCTGTATTCAAGCGGGTCAAGCTATTGCTTTTGACTCTCTTTTAGCAGAAGCTGGCGGAGCCGTTCTTGCTGAAGGTGCACCATTGATACACTCGTTATTAACTGCCGTGTCAACACATTTACCCGTTGAAATACCGGAGAAAAAAGAAATTCGGAGGATGAGACGGGTGGCTAACGGTGTTGGGGTGGTGGCCGATCATGATTCTCAATGGGTTAGAGAAATATTGGAAGACGTTGGCGGCGCAAGTGATAATTCATGGGGTTTGTTACCGTACTTATTTGCGACGTTTATGACTTCTAACATATGGAATACTACGGCCTTTAATGTCGATACGGGTGGGTTCAACACTAATATTCACTGTTTGGCAAG GTGTATTTCTGCTGTGATTGCTGGAAGTGAGCTAGTTAGAGTTGAAAGAGAATATCGACAGCGACGGTTGTATTCAAACGGCCATGCTGGCGATACTGCGGAGCCTGAAATGCCGGATTACGCGTCTGTTGAGTCAAACATAAAGTCAACTATACACCTTTTTGTCAAAATATCTGCAGGGATTGCACTGGATTCTTGGAATGAAATCGACAG GTCTCATATGGTGGCAAAGTTGATATTTCTGGACCAGTTATGTGAAATCTCTCCATACCTACCACGAACTACACTTGAAATGCACGTTCCTTATGCGATTCTCCGGTCCATATACAGTCAATACTATGGAAATTCCCCTTCTAACCCTCTGGCACTTCTAAGTATATCACCACGCAGTTCGCCAGCTGTGTCGGTGGGTCATGCTTCACCTGCCATTAGGCATCCTTATGGCGACTCAACGCCACAATCGAGCCATGATTCAGGTTACTTCAAGCCTGGATCAGCACACGGTCAAGATCAGCCCTATGACGGGCATGCGCGTCAAGATCACAAACATAGAAATGGGAGACGGTCTGGTCCGTTGGATTATAGTTCCAGCCAAAAAGTGAAGTCAGTCGAGGGCTCGACATCTGGCAGCCGAGGTCCCAGTCCGTTGCCAAGATTCGCTGTTTCAAGATCGGGTCCCATATCTTACAAATAG
- the LOC110903793 gene encoding protein NAP1 isoform X2 — protein MLLQMYNLFHAMLRNDRDCDFYYRLVQFIDAYDPPLKGLHEDLNFVSPRIGEVLEAVGPIIFLSTDTRKLRNEGFLSPFHPRYPDILTNSAHPMRAQDLANVTSYREWALFGYLVCPDELLRVTSIDIAMVVLKENLVLTLYRDEYISLHEDYLLYVLPRILESKKMAKSGRTKQKEADLEYSVAKQVEKMISEVHEQAVISCDAIHHERRILLKQEIGRMVLFFTDQPSLLAPNIQMVFSALALAQSEVLWYFQHVGISSSKSKTNRIVAVEINASDPTIGFLLDGMDRLCCLVRKYIAAVRGYALSYLSSSAGRIRFLLNTPGMVALDLDSTLKGLFQKIVEHLENIPKPQGENISAITCDLSELRKDWLSILMIVTSARSSINIRHLEKATVSTGKEGLLSEGNALYNWSRCVDELESQLSKHGSLKKLYFYHQHLTTVFRNTMFGPEGRPQHCCAWLGVASSFPECASTIIPEELTRIGRDAVLYVESLIESIMGGLEGLINILDSEGGFGSLEMQLLPEQAAILMNMTSRLSIPSAKSPRGVSGMHLPGYESYPENNNSIKMLEAAMQRLTNLCSVLNDMEPICVLNHVFVLREYMRECILGNFRRRLHAVLKSDTDLQRPTVLESLIRRHVSIIHLAEQHISMDLTQGMREVLLTESFCGPVSSLHTFDKPADQHTGSAIDAVCNWYVENIVKDVSGAGILFAPLHKCFKSTRPVGGYFAEAVTDLKELQAFVRTFGGYGVDRLDRMMKEHTAALLNCIDTSLRANREALEAVLGSIHSGDRIEREANVRQIIDVETVIGFCIQAGQAIAFDSLLAEAGGAVLAEGAPLIHSLLTAVSTHLPVEIPEKKEIRRMRRVANGVGVVADHDSQWVREILEDVGGASDNSWGLLPYLFATFMTSNIWNTTAFNVDTGGFNTNIHCLARCISAVIAGSELVRVEREYRQRRLYSNGHAGDTAEPEMPDYASVESNIKSTIHLFVKISAGIALDSWNEIDRSHMVAKLIFLDQLCEISPYLPRTTLEMHVPYAILRSIYSQYYGNSPSNPLALLSISPRSSPAVSVGHASPAIRHPYGDSTPQSSHDSGYFKPGSAHGQDQPYDGHARQDHKHRNGRRSGPLDYSSSQKVKSVEGSTSGSRGPSPLPRFAVSRSGPISYK, from the exons ATGTTGCTCCAGATGTATAACCTCTTCCATGCCATGTTGAGAAATGACCGAGACTGTGATTTTTATTACAG GTTGGTTCAGTTTATAGATGCATATGATCCACCTTTGAAGGGGTTGCATGAAGACCTGAATTTTGTTAGTCCTCGCATTGGTGAG GTCTTGGAGGCTGTGGGTCCCATTATATTTCTGTCTACAGATACACGAAAGCTTAGAAATGAGGGTTTTCTTAGTCCTTTTCATCCTCGTTATCCTGACATCCTCACAAACTCTGCACATCCGATG AGGGCTCAAGATTTAGCAAATGTAACTTCTTATAGGGAATGGGCACTATTTGGCTATCTTGTCTGTCCTGACGAGCTTCTTAGAGTAACCAGCATTGATATTGCTATG GTTGTACTAAAGGAAAATTTAGTTCTTACTTTGTATAGGGATGAG TATATATCGTTGCATGAGGACTATCTGTTATATGTATTGCCACGAATATTGGAATCAAAGAAAATGGCAAAATCTGGGCGTACGAAGCAAAAGGAAGCAGATTTGGAATATAGTGTCGCAAAGCAAGTTGAGAAAATGATAAG TGAAGTGCACGAGCAAGCAGTTATATCCTGTGATGCAATTCATCATGAGAGGAGAATATTATTAAAGCAAGAGATTGGAAGGATGGTTCTCTTCTTTACTGACCAACCTAGTTTATTGGCTCCTAATATTCAG ATGGTATTTTCTGCATTGGCATTGGCACAAAGTGAAGTGTTATGGTACTTTCAACATGTTGGAATTAGTTCATCAAAATCAAAGACTAATCGTATAGTAGCAGTAGAAATA AATGCAAGTGATCCTACTATAGGGTTCTTGCTAGATGGAATGGACCGCCTTTGCTGTCTTGTACGCAAATATATCGCAG CGGTTAGAGGATATGCTTTATCTTATCTATCATCATCAGCGGGTCGGATTCGGTTTTTGCTCAACACGCCTGGCATGGTGGCACTTGACCTCGACTCCACTCTGAAAGGACTTTTTCAAAAAATCGTTGAACATCTTGAGAATATTCCAAAACCACAGGGTGAAAATATCTCTGCTATTACATGTGATCTATCG GAATTACGTAAAGACTGGTTATCAATTCTGATGATTGTTACATCCGCCCGTTCGTCTATTAACATTAGACATTTGGAGAAAGCGACAGTGTCTACTGGAAAAGAAGGATTGTTATCCGAAGGGAATGCTCTATACAATTGGTCCAG ATGTGTTGATGAACTTGAATCTCAGCTTTCAAAACACGGGAGTCTGAAAAAGCTATACTTCTACCATCAACATCTTACAACT GTTTTCAGGAATACGATGTTTGGACCCGAAGGGCGCCCCCAACATTGCTGTGCATGGCTCGGTGTGGCTAGCAGCTTTCCGGAATGTGCCTCTACGATTATTCCCGAAGAG CTAACTAGAATCGGTCGAGATGCTGTTTTATACGTCGAGTCCCTAATCGAGTCCATTATGGGAGGGTTGGAAGGTTTAATCAACATCCTTGATTCAGAAGGAGGTTTTGGTTCTTTGGAGATGCAG CTTCTGCCAGAGCAGGCGGCGATTCTCATGAACATGACATCTAGACTTTCGATTCCTTCTGCAAAATCTCCGAGGGGCGTATCCGGTATGCATTTGCCAGGCTATGAAAGTTATCCTGAAAATAATAACTCCATTAAGAT GTTGGAAGCTGCCATGCAAAGGCTAACAAATCTTTGCTCGGTTTTGAATGATATGGAGCCTATATGTGTTTTAAATCACGTATTCGTCTTGAGAGAG TACATGAGAGAATGCATTCTCGGGAACTTCAGGAGAAGGCTGCACGCTGTATTAAAATCAGATACTGATCTTCAACGTCCCACCGTTCTCGAATCGCTAATCCGTAGACACGTAAGCATAATCCACCTGGCAGAGCAACACATCAGCATGGACCTCACACAGGGTATGCGTGAAGTCCTATTGACCGAGTCCTTCTGTGGGCCCGTTTCATCTTTACACACATTTGATAAACCCGCTGACCAACACACCGGGTCTGCCATTGACGCTGTATGCAACTGGTACGTTGAGAACATCGTGAAAGACGTTTCGGGAGCCGGGATCCTCTTTGCACCACTTCATAAATGCTTTAAAAGTACGAGGCCCGTTGGCGGTTATTTCGCAGAGGCGGTAACCGACCTTAAGGAACTACAAGCTTTTGTCCGTACGTTTGGCGGCTATGGAGTTGATCGACTTGACAGGATGATGAAAGAACATACCGCCGCCCTTTTGAACTGCATCGACACGTCACTGAGGGCAAATCGGGAAGCGTTAGAGGCGGTTTTGGGCAGCATTCACTCAGGTGACCGTATAGAACGAGAAGCGAATGTACGACAGATAATCGATGTGGAAACGGTTATTGGGTTCTGTATTCAAGCGGGTCAAGCTATTGCTTTTGACTCTCTTTTAGCAGAAGCTGGCGGAGCCGTTCTTGCTGAAGGTGCACCATTGATACACTCGTTATTAACTGCCGTGTCAACACATTTACCCGTTGAAATACCGGAGAAAAAAGAAATTCGGAGGATGAGACGGGTGGCTAACGGTGTTGGGGTGGTGGCCGATCATGATTCTCAATGGGTTAGAGAAATATTGGAAGACGTTGGCGGCGCAAGTGATAATTCATGGGGTTTGTTACCGTACTTATTTGCGACGTTTATGACTTCTAACATATGGAATACTACGGCCTTTAATGTCGATACGGGTGGGTTCAACACTAATATTCACTGTTTGGCAAG GTGTATTTCTGCTGTGATTGCTGGAAGTGAGCTAGTTAGAGTTGAAAGAGAATATCGACAGCGACGGTTGTATTCAAACGGCCATGCTGGCGATACTGCGGAGCCTGAAATGCCGGATTACGCGTCTGTTGAGTCAAACATAAAGTCAACTATACACCTTTTTGTCAAAATATCTGCAGGGATTGCACTGGATTCTTGGAATGAAATCGACAG GTCTCATATGGTGGCAAAGTTGATATTTCTGGACCAGTTATGTGAAATCTCTCCATACCTACCACGAACTACACTTGAAATGCACGTTCCTTATGCGATTCTCCGGTCCATATACAGTCAATACTATGGAAATTCCCCTTCTAACCCTCTGGCACTTCTAAGTATATCACCACGCAGTTCGCCAGCTGTGTCGGTGGGTCATGCTTCACCTGCCATTAGGCATCCTTATGGCGACTCAACGCCACAATCGAGCCATGATTCAGGTTACTTCAAGCCTGGATCAGCACACGGTCAAGATCAGCCCTATGACGGGCATGCGCGTCAAGATCACAAACATAGAAATGGGAGACGGTCTGGTCCGTTGGATTATAGTTCCAGCCAAAAAGTGAAGTCAGTCGAGGGCTCGACATCTGGCAGCCGAGGTCCCAGTCCGTTGCCAAGATTCGCTGTTTCAAGATCGGGTCCCATATCTTACAAATAG